From a single Osmerus mordax isolate fOsmMor3 chromosome 14, fOsmMor3.pri, whole genome shotgun sequence genomic region:
- the lrpap1 gene encoding alpha-2-macroglobulin receptor-associated protein, giving the protein MNLCCLVVSLCLGVGVMAGKYSREMNDHKPSGGDGKTVEFRIAKLNQVWEKAIRMQLPPVRQAELHSDLKIQEKDELQWKKLKAEGLDENGEREAKLRRSFNVILAKYGMDGKKDTRPLESNNLKDHDSREGDMFDDPRLDKLWNKAKTSGKFSEDEMESLKREFQHHKDKIHEYNIVMDTVSRTEEIHKNAISPLEGDVKEDVLHQKHTDLKDKMRNLNQGFERLRKLSHEGFSEDSEFREPRVIELWEMARTANLTDDELDSLKEELRHFETKVEKHSHYQEQLELSHQKLRHVEALGDREHIQRNQEKYDSLAEKTREMGYKMKKHMQDLTSKISRQGLNRNEL; this is encoded by the exons ATGAACCTGTGCTGTTTGGTCGTCTCATTATGTCTCGGTGTAGGGGTTATGGCAGGAAAATACTCGCGGGAGATGAACGACCATAAGCCTTCTGGGGGGGATGGCAAGACTGTGGAATTTAGGATAGCTAAATTGAACCAAGTGTGGGAGAAAGCTATCAGG ATGCAGTTGCCTCCGGTGCGTCAGGCAGAGCTACACAGCGACCTGAAGATCCAGGAGAAGGATGAGCTCCAGTGGAAGAAGCTCAAGGCCGAGGGTCTGGATgagaacggagagagggaggccaagCTCCGGCGCAGCTTCAACG TGATCCTGGCTAAGTACGGCATGGACGGGAAGAAGGACACCAGGCCGCTGGAGTCCAACAACCTGAAGGACCACGACAGCAGGGAGGGGGACATGTTCGACGACCCGCGCCTGGACAAACTCTGGAACAAG GCCAAGACCTCCGGAAAGTTCTCTGAGGACGAGATGGAGAGCCTGAAGAGAGAGTTTCAGCACCACAAGGACAAGATCCACGAATACAACATCGTCATGGATACCGTTAGCAGGACAGAGG AGATCCACAAGAACGCCATATCTCCTCTGGAGGGCGACGTGAAGGAGGACGTGCTCCACCAGAAGCACACGGACCTGAAGGACAAGATGAGGAACCTGAACCAGGGCTTCGAACGCCTCCGCAAGCTCAGCCATGAAGGCTTCAGCGAGGACAGCG aGTTCCGGGAGCCCCGTGTGATTGAGTTGTGGGAGATGGCCCGGACTGCCAACCTGACAGACGACGAGCTGGACTCTCTCAAG gaggagctgCGGCACTTTGAGACCAAGGTGGAGAAGCACAGCCACTACCAGGAGCAGCTGGAGCTCTCCCACCAGAAGCTGCGGCACGTGGAGGCCCTGGGGGACCGCGAGCACATCCAGAGGAACCAGGAGAAGTACGACAGCCTGGCGGAGAAGACCCGCGAGATGGGCTacaag atgaagaaacacatgcaggACTTAACTAGCAAGATCTCCCGCCAGGGGCTGAACCGCAACGAGCTCTGA